A DNA window from Daucus carota subsp. sativus chromosome 3, DH1 v3.0, whole genome shotgun sequence contains the following coding sequences:
- the LOC135151158 gene encoding bidirectional sugar transporter SWEET6a-like: protein MANEIILNAFGILGIISSFGIYACPMLTMHKILLKRSVQQFSPDPYLGTAINCMFWILYALPVVHRGSILVLIGNSIGLGLECVYLIMFLLYAKSNQQRIYIISIFIVELAVIGLVGGLVIGLVHTDEERSRIIGILCIIFNLAMSGSPLTIAKQVIQTKSVEYMPFFLSLTNTLSGVFWLTYATIRLDLNILIPNIIGAGLGVLQLILYALYYKRSPKDTSVVSVETV, encoded by the exons ATGGCAAACGAAATCATTCTCAACGCCTTTGGTATATTGG GAATTATATCCTCATTCGGCATATATGCTTGCCCAAT GCTGACTATGCACAAGATACTTCTCAAGCGTTCAGTTCAACAATTTTCTCCGGACCCCTATTTAGGAACCGCCATAAATTGCATGTTCTGGATCCTCTATGCCCTCCCCGTCGTTCATCGGGGCAGCATTCTTGTTTTGATAGGTAATAGTATAGGATTAGGGCTGGAGTGTGTATACCTTATTATGTTCCTCCTCTACGCCAAAAGCAATCAACAAAGG ATTTACATAATAAGCATATTTATAGTTGAGTTGGCGGTGATCGGCCTTGTTGGTGGTCTGGTAATTGGACTGGTACATACCGACGAAGAGAGATCGCGTATCATCGGAATCTTGTGCATCATTTTTAATCTTGCAATGAGTGGATCTCCTCTTACTATTGCG AAACAGGTTATACAGACGAAAAGCGTAGAATACATGCCGTTTTTCCTTTCCCTGACCAACACACTTAGCGGAGTTTTTTGGCTCACATATGCCACAATACGACTCGACTTAAACATCCTG ATTCCAAATATTATTGGCGCAGGTTTGGGCGTCCTCCAGCTGATACTATACGCTCTTTACTACAAACGCTCGCCTAAGGACACCAGCGTGGTCAGTGTGGAGACCGTCTAA